The following are encoded together in the Natator depressus isolate rNatDep1 chromosome 10, rNatDep2.hap1, whole genome shotgun sequence genome:
- the FAH gene encoding fumarylacetoacetase isoform X1, whose amino-acid sequence MSFIQIEENSDFPLQNLPYGVFSTEEKPRHRIGVAIGDQVLELSAIKHLFSGPALSKHQDVFDQPTLNDFMGLGHEAWKEARTFLQKLLSASEPTLRDNSELRKRAFVPQASTIMHLPAKIGDYTDFYSSRQHATNVGIMFRGKENALMPNWLHLPVGYHGRASSVVVSGTPIQRPVGQMRPDDAKPPVFGACKLLDIELEMAFFVGPGNEFGKPIPVDKAHEHIFGMVLMNDWSARDIQKWEYVPLGPFLGKSFGTTISPWVVTMEALMPFVLPNPVQVPKPLPYLCDEEPYAFDINLFVAIKGEGMSNPATICKSNFKYMYWTMKQQLAHHSINGCNLRPGDLLASGTISGPDPENFGSLLEMSWKGTKVVDLGNGHSRKFLQDGDEVIITGHCQGNGYRVGFGQCSGKVLPAISVP is encoded by the exons ATGTCCTTCATCCAGATAGAAGAGAACTCAGATTTCCCTCTTCAGAACCTTCCCTATGGGGTTTTCTCTACAGAGGAGAAG CCTAGGCACAGGATTGGGGTGGCAATTGGAGACCAGGTATTGGAACTGAGTGCTATTAAACATCTGTTTAGTGGACCAGCCCTCTCCAAGCACCAGGATGTCTTTGACCAG CCAACCCTTAATGACTTCATGGGGTTGGGCCACGAAGCTTGGAAAGAAGCTAGAACGTTTCTCCAAAAGCTACTGTCAGCCAGTGAGCCAACACTGAGGGACAACTCTGAGCTACGGAAAAG agCATTTGTACCTCAGGCCTCTACTATAATGCACCTTCCAGCTAAAATCG gAGACTACACTGACTTCTATTCTTCAAGGCAACATGCTACAAATGTTGGGATCATGTtcagagggaaggagaatgctttgATGCCTAACTG GTTGCACTTACCCGTTGGTTACCATGGCCGTGCATCTTCAGTTGTGGTGTCTGGGACACCAATTCAAAGACCAGTAGGGCAGATGCGACCTGACGATG CTAAACCTCCAGTGTTCGGTGCTTGCAAACTTTTGGACATTGAGTTAGAAATG gCGTTCTTTGTAGGCCCCGGAAACGAGTTTGGGAAGCCTATCCCAGTCGACAAAGCTCATGAGCACATTTTTGGAATGGTCCTTATGAATGACTGGAGTG ctCGTGACATTCAGAAGTGGGAATATGTTCCACTGGGTCCATTTCTGGGCAAGAGCTTTGGCACAACCATCTCTCCATGGGTTGTTACTATGGAAGCTCTCATGCCATTTGTTTTACCAAACCCGGTCCAG GTTCCCAAGCCACTGCCATACCTCTGCGATGAAGAGCCCTATGCTTTTGACATAAATCTCTTTGTCGCTATCAAAG GAGAAGGAATGAGCAACCCAGCCACAATATGCAAATCAAACTTTAAG TACATGTACTGGACCATGAAACAGCAGCTGGCTCATCACTCCATCAATGGATGCAACCTCAGACCTGGAGATCTCCTGGCATCTGGAACAATCAGTGGACCC GATCCGGAGAACTTTGGCTCCCTGCTGGAGATGTCCTGGAAGGGAACAAAAGTAGTTGACCTTGGGAATGGACATTCTCGTAAATTTCTGCAGGATGGGGATGAAGTCATTATAACAG GTCACTGCCAGGGAAATGGGTACCGAGTGGGATTTGGCCAATGCTCAGGAAAAGTGCTTCCAGCCATCTCTGTTCCATGA
- the FAH gene encoding fumarylacetoacetase isoform X2, which translates to MSFIQIEENSDFPLQNLPYGVFSTEEKPRHRIGVAIGDQVLELSAIKHLFSGPALSKHQDVFDQPTLNDFMGLGHEAWKEARTFLQKLLSASEPTLRDNSELRKRAFVPQASTIMHLPAKIGDYTDFYSSRQHATNVGIMFRGKENALMPNWLHLPVGYHGRASSVVVSGTPIQRPVGQMRPDDAKPPVFGACKLLDIELEMAFFVGPGNEFGKPIPVDKAHEHIFGMVLMNDWSARDIQKWEYVPLGPFLGKSFGTTISPWVVTMEALMPFVLPNPVQVPKPLPYLCDEEPYAFDINLFVAIKGEGMSNPATICKSNFKYMYWTMKQQLAHHSINGCNLRPGDLLASGTISGPDPENFGSLLEMSWKGTKVVDLGNGHSRKFLQDGDEVIITVGTFLVIRTMKTQ; encoded by the exons ATGTCCTTCATCCAGATAGAAGAGAACTCAGATTTCCCTCTTCAGAACCTTCCCTATGGGGTTTTCTCTACAGAGGAGAAG CCTAGGCACAGGATTGGGGTGGCAATTGGAGACCAGGTATTGGAACTGAGTGCTATTAAACATCTGTTTAGTGGACCAGCCCTCTCCAAGCACCAGGATGTCTTTGACCAG CCAACCCTTAATGACTTCATGGGGTTGGGCCACGAAGCTTGGAAAGAAGCTAGAACGTTTCTCCAAAAGCTACTGTCAGCCAGTGAGCCAACACTGAGGGACAACTCTGAGCTACGGAAAAG agCATTTGTACCTCAGGCCTCTACTATAATGCACCTTCCAGCTAAAATCG gAGACTACACTGACTTCTATTCTTCAAGGCAACATGCTACAAATGTTGGGATCATGTtcagagggaaggagaatgctttgATGCCTAACTG GTTGCACTTACCCGTTGGTTACCATGGCCGTGCATCTTCAGTTGTGGTGTCTGGGACACCAATTCAAAGACCAGTAGGGCAGATGCGACCTGACGATG CTAAACCTCCAGTGTTCGGTGCTTGCAAACTTTTGGACATTGAGTTAGAAATG gCGTTCTTTGTAGGCCCCGGAAACGAGTTTGGGAAGCCTATCCCAGTCGACAAAGCTCATGAGCACATTTTTGGAATGGTCCTTATGAATGACTGGAGTG ctCGTGACATTCAGAAGTGGGAATATGTTCCACTGGGTCCATTTCTGGGCAAGAGCTTTGGCACAACCATCTCTCCATGGGTTGTTACTATGGAAGCTCTCATGCCATTTGTTTTACCAAACCCGGTCCAG GTTCCCAAGCCACTGCCATACCTCTGCGATGAAGAGCCCTATGCTTTTGACATAAATCTCTTTGTCGCTATCAAAG GAGAAGGAATGAGCAACCCAGCCACAATATGCAAATCAAACTTTAAG TACATGTACTGGACCATGAAACAGCAGCTGGCTCATCACTCCATCAATGGATGCAACCTCAGACCTGGAGATCTCCTGGCATCTGGAACAATCAGTGGACCC GATCCGGAGAACTTTGGCTCCCTGCTGGAGATGTCCTGGAAGGGAACAAAAGTAGTTGACCTTGGGAATGGACATTCTCGTAAATTTCTGCAGGATGGGGATGAAGTCATTATAACAG TTGGGACATTTCTTGTGATCAGAACAATGAAGACCCAATGA